From Oligoflexia bacterium:
CCAACGATGTACTGACCAAGTTCAGAATCACATTTTTCAGCTTCAGCTCTAATATTTTTATCTTGATGTACGGAGTACATAAAAGTTACCGGGCTTACCATCTCACTGAGATCAGCTAAGATAGTCTCAAATGTTTCTATTGTATTTGAAAAATTCTTCTCAGCACTTGGAACTTTTAACATCGCGGCTAAACGCTCATCGGTGAGTTTCATTTGGTCTTTGCAAATCTTTGTAATTTCATCGGATGCATATTCATAGCGAATCACAGTGGGCTCCGTTGTTTTTGTGGTTACGGCTGGTGGCGACACCTTCGGTTGTTCTTGAGACTTTTGCCCCTTATTACAGCCCGTGGCCAGTACTACTAATCCAGTAATTAATATTAAATTTCGCTTCATTGAAGTGTCTCCCGGTTTCTTTTGCTTAATAACTGTGACAGTAAGATTGGTGATTGACAAGTGAGGAGTCAGATTTTAGCTTTGCGTCATGAAAAAGAAATTCGACCCAAATTCTGCTGCTACAAAAGATTCAGGTATCTTTGGCCTTCCCTTTTCTATTAATGACGCCAAATTAGTCTTATTGCCCGTACCCTGGGAGGCCACGACCTCTTATGGGGGTGGTACCTCAAAAGGGCCCGAGGCTATTTTTCATGCAAGCAAACAAGTCGATCTTTATGATGGCGAAATGGGAAACTTCTATGAAGCCGGCATTGCCATGCTCCCCATTTCAAAACAGATTTTAAAATGGAATCAAGAGGCAAAGGCTGCCGCAAAACCTATTATAAAAGCCGGTGGTGATATCGGTAATAATACAAAACTTAAAAGCGCACTTCAAAAAGTGAATGCGTTAAGCGTTAAGGTTAATGATTACGTCTATGAAGAGACAAAAAAATATTTAGATAAAGGTAAAATCGTAGGGCTCATCGGCGGGGATCACGCAAGCCCACTGGGTGCTATCAAAGCTTACTTAGAAAAATATCCTGATATGGGTGTTTTACACTTTGATGCTCATATCGACATGCGCGTTGCCTATGAAGGATTTAAATATTCACATGCTAGCATTATGTACAACCTGCTTGAAGAAACCGAAGTTAAAAAATTAATACAAGTTGGTATTCGTGATTTCTGCGAAGAAGAAATTAATGTCATTCGAAAACATGGTGATCGGGTTCAAACATTTTTTGATCAAGATATTGCAGAACTTAAGCTTGAAGGCGAAACGTGGTCAGAAATCTGCGATGATATCATAGCCAACTTGCCTGATGAAGTTTACATCTCGTTTGATATTGATGGATTTGATCCAGTTTTATGCCCCAACACCGGAACACCCGTCCCCGGTGGATTAAGTTTTCAAGAAGCGCTCTTCATTTTTAAAAAAATTCTAACGGCAGGCAAAAAAATCGTCGGCTTTGATCTCAATGAAGTTGCACCCGGCCCCAAAGGCGATGAGTGGAATGCTAACGTAGGGGCACGTTTACTCTACAAACTTTGTGGTAGAACACTCACGTCTTCAAGTTAAGAAAAATGATTTATAATAAAGTGTAAAACTCCAAATGTCGGGATCAACGACCACGCAGGCCATCGCCATTTAACCAAAACAAAAGAAGCCAAAACCAAAAGCAGCCAAAGAACTGGCGTTGTCACAGTTTCAAGCATCAGGCGAAAAACAATTCCAAGTAAACTACCAATGACTGCGGGAAAAGCCCAGTCAGTGAAGAATTTTAATCTTGGTGAATTTTCAATACGATTTTCAATGAGGGGTAATATGAAAAGAATGTTAACAAATGCAGGAAGCGCAATTGCGCATGTAGCAACAAGAGCCCCAATGAACCCCGCGACTTTGTAACCAATAAATGTAGCAGTGATGATTACAGGCCCGGGAGTTATTTGACCAATAGCTAGGCCATCAAGAAATTCAGCGTGAGTTAGCCATTGATATTTCGTTACAACGTCTGCTTCTAAAATTGGAACAATGGCCAATCCAGTTCCAAAAACAAAAGCCCCTGCTTTAAAACATGTCCACGCTAGTGGGCTTAAAACCGGATTTGTGAGCGAAAGAAAACCCCAGCTTCCGATAAGCGCCATTTCAGGTTTTGAATCTAAAGTTTGTGCTTGCTCAGGAAATGGTTGTGGAACAAGTGGTGATTGCATTGTGGGTAATAAAAATATCGAGCGCATATTGTTTTTAAATCCATGAACAATAAAGGCACCAAATAAACCAAATCCTAAAATCATAAATGGTTCATAATTTGGTCTGACGGCAATAATGCAAGCTGATACCAATGCAATCAGTACAGCTCGCCCGTTATAGTAATAAGGTTTTGCCATACGCCAAACGCTATCACTAATAATTACAAGGGCTGCCATTTGCATTCCCGCAAATAAAGCCCCAACATTTGGAACTGTCTGGTAGCGCATGTAAAAGTAACTGATGATTAAAACTAAAATAAATGCAGGGAATAAAAATAAAAATCCCGCTAAAAAACCAACGAGCGGCCCACCACGCATGCGGCCTAGATAAATCGCAAGTTGTGTAGCCGTAGGGCCTGGCATCACTTTTAAAAGCGCAAATGTACGATTGAAATGCTCAGGGGTGAGCCATTTTCTGCGCATGACGGCTTCTTCTTCCATCATGGCAATAGTGGCGATTGGCCCGCCAAAACCGACGCAACCAAGCTTTAAAAAAAACAGCAAAGTCTCTTTCATCAGCCTAAAGCTTTATCTAAAAAATGTGATCTTACAATCTTGAAAAGTGATAGAGATAAATTTTAAACTGTAGGGCCCACCATGACATTTGATTCTTCCTGTGCACCATCGTGGGTTAGGTAAGTATAATCTTTCATCACGGACTCGTAAAAATCAGTGAGGTTTACACCTTCTTTGGGTTTTAAAACACCTTCGCGAATTTTTTGGTCGATGGCATTTTTAACCTTGCGAGCTAATTCTTTGGGTTCGTATTGAACTTGTGAAAGTACTTCGCCAATGGTGTCTCCAGGAATTACTTCTTCAATGTAGAAATCTTCTGGATCTTCATCATCAACAAATATGTGAACTTCATTTACACGGCCAAAAAGATTGTGCTTATCACCCATAATATCTTGGTAAGCGCCCGTCATAAACATACCTACGTAGTAGGGCTCACCTTCTTTAAGATTATGAAGGGCGATCGTATCGCCCACTTCAAGCTTTTCAACAAACCGATCAACTTTTCCATCACTATCACAGGTGATATCAACGAGTGTGCAATTACGAGTGGGCACTTCATTGAGGCGATGTACTGGAGCAATAGGGAATAATTGATCAAAAGCCCAGTGATCAGGAGCCGATTGAAATAAACTAAAATTAGCCATGTACTGATCGGCCAACTTATCACCTAAACCCATGGTATCTTTTGATGGTTTTTTTAATCGCTTATTGAGTTGAATCAAATCACGACAAAGTTGCCAATAAAGTGTTTCAACCTTCGCGCGTTCTTCGAGACTTAAAATTCCAAACTTAAACATAGAGAGCGCTTCTTC
This genomic window contains:
- a CDS encoding agmatinase family protein gives rise to the protein MKKKFDPNSAATKDSGIFGLPFSINDAKLVLLPVPWEATTSYGGGTSKGPEAIFHASKQVDLYDGEMGNFYEAGIAMLPISKQILKWNQEAKAAAKPIIKAGGDIGNNTKLKSALQKVNALSVKVNDYVYEETKKYLDKGKIVGLIGGDHASPLGAIKAYLEKYPDMGVLHFDAHIDMRVAYEGFKYSHASIMYNLLEETEVKKLIQVGIRDFCEEEINVIRKHGDRVQTFFDQDIAELKLEGETWSEICDDIIANLPDEVYISFDIDGFDPVLCPNTGTPVPGGLSFQEALFIFKKILTAGKKIVGFDLNEVAPGPKGDEWNANVGARLLYKLCGRTLTSSS
- the chrA gene encoding chromate efflux transporter; amino-acid sequence: MKETLLFFLKLGCVGFGGPIATIAMMEEEAVMRRKWLTPEHFNRTFALLKVMPGPTATQLAIYLGRMRGGPLVGFLAGFLFLFPAFILVLIISYFYMRYQTVPNVGALFAGMQMAALVIISDSVWRMAKPYYYNGRAVLIALVSACIIAVRPNYEPFMILGFGLFGAFIVHGFKNNMRSIFLLPTMQSPLVPQPFPEQAQTLDSKPEMALIGSWGFLSLTNPVLSPLAWTCFKAGAFVFGTGLAIVPILEADVVTKYQWLTHAEFLDGLAIGQITPGPVIITATFIGYKVAGFIGALVATCAIALPAFVNILFILPLIENRIENSPRLKFFTDWAFPAVIGSLLGIVFRLMLETVTTPVLWLLLVLASFVLVKWRWPAWSLIPTFGVLHFIINHFS